In Lentibacillus amyloliquefaciens, one DNA window encodes the following:
- a CDS encoding lyase family protein: MLNNQGNVNYGIFLPLLNVYGDQKTIDCFTQEAMFDGWLKAESALARAEAEESIIPVEMAEKIEQAAHISSLDLKDFWEETRNVGYPIIPLVNRLAEVAGEAGKYVHWGATTQDIMDTGLILQIKSVLNRLEQLLTDLGNACATLCEQHAETIQAGRTHGQQAVPITFGFKVSVWLEEIQRHYLRLQEVKKRLLVGQLSGAAGTLATLGEKAPFVRKRYCNLLGLNEPQGPWHVARDIIVEFSNMEATISGTVQKIAKEIANLASTEIGEVFEF; encoded by the coding sequence ATGTTGAATAATCAAGGAAATGTTAATTATGGTATTTTTCTCCCGCTTTTAAATGTCTACGGTGATCAAAAAACTATAGATTGTTTTACGCAAGAAGCTATGTTTGATGGATGGCTTAAAGCGGAGTCTGCATTGGCCCGAGCTGAAGCTGAAGAATCTATTATTCCTGTTGAAATGGCTGAAAAAATTGAACAGGCTGCTCATATTTCATCATTAGATTTAAAGGACTTTTGGGAAGAGACACGTAATGTGGGCTATCCCATTATACCTTTAGTTAATAGATTAGCAGAGGTTGCAGGCGAAGCTGGAAAATACGTTCATTGGGGTGCTACGACTCAAGATATAATGGATACAGGTTTAATTCTTCAAATAAAGTCAGTATTAAATCGATTGGAACAACTCTTAACTGACTTGGGCAATGCTTGTGCTACTTTGTGTGAGCAACATGCTGAAACAATACAAGCCGGGAGGACACATGGCCAACAAGCAGTTCCTATTACTTTTGGTTTCAAGGTATCTGTTTGGTTGGAGGAAATTCAACGCCATTATCTTCGGTTACAGGAAGTGAAGAAACGTTTGCTTGTTGGGCAGCTATCAGGTGCGGCTGGAACTCTTGCAACTTTAGGGGAAAAAGCGCCGTTTGTAAGAAAACGATATTGTAATTTATTAGGATTGAATGAACCTCAGGGACCTTGGCATGTTGCTAGGGATATTATTGTAGAGTTTTCCAATATGGAGGCTACAATAAGTGGAACTGTTCAAAAGATAGCAAAAGAAATAGCGAACTTGGCAAGCACAGAAATTGGAGAAGTTTTTGAGTTCTAA
- a CDS encoding TRAP transporter substrate-binding protein DctP, translating into MRNKFLILCWLTLLMVVAVACSNDSDAKNDGEFDLRASTAFNKNHVMFGHAESWMNEVEERTDGKVHFEVFTSEELIEAGKEYDGLNSGLADLGVGMLPGYDPQRFPLTEVTLLPLTETSLDIAMEAYLNLFESDVELQDGKTFYELEWEDEGIKALPAIITPEYLMSSTEDQINSKENISNLKLRTAARTHDFYAENIGANTISMPATDMYDALSRGALDGSFLSIADWNTYGFNELLKSTLEGVSLGHYAGVTGFTQEQWDEFPENVQEIMVETNKDMLPKEIEKLKQRTKENKKSNLEQGGKFVNLDDLDPDVQKLLISGLEKTWKDWIDAMEEEGHPGLEIARLWRDLILEAGGDVPEGVKEL; encoded by the coding sequence ATGAGAAACAAATTTCTAATATTGTGTTGGTTAACTTTACTGATGGTTGTTGCAGTAGCTTGTAGTAATGATAGTGATGCAAAAAATGATGGCGAATTTGATTTAAGAGCGTCTACAGCATTTAATAAAAATCATGTCATGTTCGGTCACGCTGAATCATGGATGAATGAAGTCGAAGAACGAACCGATGGTAAGGTTCATTTCGAAGTATTTACTTCTGAAGAGCTTATAGAAGCTGGAAAAGAATATGATGGATTAAACTCGGGGTTAGCAGACCTAGGTGTCGGAATGCTTCCTGGGTATGATCCACAACGATTTCCTCTAACAGAAGTAACACTTTTACCATTAACAGAAACATCATTAGATATAGCAATGGAAGCATATCTAAACTTATTTGAAAGCGACGTTGAACTTCAAGATGGTAAGACATTTTATGAGTTGGAATGGGAAGACGAAGGGATAAAAGCTTTGCCGGCAATTATTACTCCGGAATATCTTATGTCTTCAACTGAGGATCAAATAAATAGCAAGGAGAACATATCGAATTTAAAACTAAGAACCGCAGCCCGGACGCATGATTTTTATGCTGAAAATATTGGAGCAAACACTATTTCTATGCCCGCTACGGATATGTATGATGCATTAAGTAGAGGTGCCTTAGATGGAAGTTTTTTGAGCATTGCTGATTGGAATACCTATGGATTTAATGAGCTTTTAAAATCAACATTGGAAGGGGTTTCATTAGGTCACTATGCAGGGGTAACAGGTTTTACACAAGAACAATGGGATGAATTCCCGGAAAATGTACAAGAAATAATGGTAGAGACTAATAAGGATATGCTTCCAAAGGAGATTGAAAAACTTAAACAACGAACAAAGGAAAACAAAAAGAGTAACTTAGAACAAGGAGGCAAGTTTGTGAATCTAGATGACTTGGATCCGGATGTTCAAAAGTTATTAATAAGTGGATTAGAAAAGACATGGAAAGATTGGATAGATGCAATGGAAGAAGAAGGCCACCCTGGTTTAGAAATTGCGCGTTTATGGAGAGATTTAATATTGGAGGCCGGTGGCGATGTGCCCGAAGGAGTTAAAGAATTATAA
- a CDS encoding IS91 family transposase: MKKGTGVIKQILKEHFAGFWELHSGHFPKAYRSHIKETVEKTIRCGTRDLGFARYECLGCEGNPSPKFVYFTCKSRLCHRCGKKYTDDWSDKQQEMVFDVTHRHMVFTIPKELRNVFYHDRKKLNELSKQVAEVFQFHNYQKSKKRDFRSGIITVIHTFGRDLKFNPHIHALVTEGALDNQNEWVNNGYIPYEYLRKSWQKVVLDLLKKWFPSNQSVTDLINDLYKRYPNGFYVNAEKKITNAKGVARYIGRYLARPAIAEYRVDGYDGENVHYWYEDHRTGKRIDKRISVYRFIFEILQHIPPKHFRMVGRFGLYSRRSHRKARQILSLHSFMRSKQITWLLEKKRQKKTYRQRMMEAFEKDPFKCPCCHREMELVGIWHAGYGWIYHYMEESERDRRRKYGIGKPKKAG; encoded by the coding sequence ATGAAAAAAGGGACAGGTGTTATTAAACAAATTTTAAAAGAACATTTCGCCGGGTTTTGGGAGCTGCACTCTGGTCATTTCCCTAAAGCCTATCGCAGTCATATTAAAGAAACTGTTGAGAAAACCATTCGTTGTGGTACACGCGATTTAGGTTTTGCTCGATATGAATGTTTAGGCTGTGAAGGAAATCCGTCTCCGAAATTTGTTTATTTCACCTGTAAAAGCAGGCTCTGTCATCGTTGCGGAAAGAAGTATACAGATGATTGGTCGGATAAGCAGCAGGAAATGGTTTTTGATGTAACGCATCGCCATATGGTGTTTACCATTCCAAAAGAGTTAAGAAACGTCTTTTACCATGATCGAAAAAAACTTAATGAGTTAAGTAAGCAAGTTGCCGAGGTCTTCCAATTTCATAACTACCAAAAAAGTAAAAAGCGAGACTTTCGTTCAGGTATTATCACCGTCATTCATACATTTGGTCGAGATCTAAAGTTCAATCCACATATTCACGCATTAGTGACTGAAGGGGCGTTGGATAATCAAAATGAATGGGTCAACAACGGGTATATTCCGTATGAGTATTTAAGAAAATCATGGCAGAAAGTTGTATTAGACTTACTAAAAAAGTGGTTTCCTTCAAATCAATCGGTGACAGATCTTATCAACGATTTGTATAAAAGATATCCAAACGGATTTTATGTGAACGCCGAGAAGAAGATAACGAATGCCAAGGGAGTTGCCCGGTACATTGGCAGATATTTAGCTCGCCCCGCTATTGCAGAATATCGCGTAGATGGTTATGACGGAGAAAACGTTCATTACTGGTATGAAGATCACAGAACGGGAAAACGAATTGATAAACGAATTTCCGTCTATCGGTTCATCTTTGAAATCTTACAACACATACCACCTAAACACTTTCGGATGGTAGGTCGCTTTGGGTTGTACAGTAGAAGATCGCATCGTAAAGCCCGGCAGATTTTAAGTCTTCATTCATTCATGCGAAGCAAACAAATTACATGGCTTCTAGAAAAGAAGCGTCAAAAGAAAACATATCGTCAACGGATGATGGAAGCATTTGAAAAGGACCCATTTAAATGTCCCTGCTGTCATAGAGAGATGGAACTTGTAGGTATATGGCATGCTGGCTATGGGTGGATCTATCATTACATGGAAGAAAGTGAAAGGGACAGAAGGAGGAAATACGGTATTGGCAAACCAAAGAAAGCAGGATGA
- a CDS encoding TRAP transporter small permease codes for MKLINIIIAIHEWIKKLFLVISGIALVGMMLFISLDVGLRNIIGSSIPGSYEYAENYFMPFIVFPALAFVYTTGILPRVLNLVSKFPNQFQHKANLCLRIIDLIIFTLIFYFSLKYAIDGTIQGKAFVAGGNLVPLYPALFIAPLGVFVLLVEIIIETIKDIKFKRLFPDQVDE; via the coding sequence GTGAAGCTGATAAATATAATCATAGCCATACATGAATGGATAAAAAAATTATTTCTTGTTATAAGCGGAATTGCATTAGTGGGGATGATGCTATTTATATCTCTTGATGTGGGTTTACGTAATATAATTGGATCTTCTATCCCAGGCAGTTATGAATATGCTGAGAATTATTTTATGCCATTTATAGTTTTTCCTGCATTGGCTTTTGTCTATACGACCGGTATACTACCTAGAGTCTTGAACCTAGTATCTAAATTTCCAAATCAATTTCAACACAAAGCTAATTTATGTCTAAGGATAATAGACCTAATTATCTTTACTCTGATATTTTATTTTTCTTTAAAATATGCCATAGATGGAACTATTCAAGGTAAGGCCTTTGTAGCGGGAGGGAATTTGGTGCCACTTTATCCTGCTCTGTTCATAGCACCTTTGGGAGTATTTGTTCTTCTCGTTGAGATCATAATTGAAACTATAAAAGACATTAAATTTAAACGATTATTTCCCGATCAAGTTGATGAATGA
- a CDS encoding TRAP transporter large permease: MGEYTVIIIVLILFAILLIFGQYISSLLITVGLIGVFLLEGPSLVSGFLLTDPFTRVASYTLSTVPLFVLMAQFVLKAGIVKDLYHIMYKVSRNSSGLLGVLTIVLGGLLGAVSGSGTASSAALGQVAEPELAKRGYGKDLAGSVAAAGGSLSAIIPPSIIIIIYGAITQTSIGDLFIAAVIPSILMVAIYSVYTLMNLNISKKKQKKSIKDQSKYYGEIEDTQGIFRYIVAFSTGLLIVFTIFGGIYFGIFTPTEAAGVGALVSFIAALCLRVVNIEFIKASIKDTVNVTTMTMLIMIGAQLFGRFLSVSLLPRKVIELLGPLVDYPFIIMMIIFVIFFFLFMFIEGSAVIVMTVPIVLPLVTLVGFNEIWFGIILCVICSSGLLTPPVGLSVYAVSGVTGTPINSLFRHTTIYAVLVLFIVGGLLTIFPQLVTWLPANI, encoded by the coding sequence ATGGGGGAATATACTGTAATAATTATTGTTTTGATTCTTTTCGCTATACTACTTATCTTTGGTCAATATATAAGCTCTTTACTTATTACTGTTGGGTTGATAGGAGTATTTTTATTAGAAGGCCCAAGTTTGGTAAGTGGATTTTTACTGACCGATCCATTTACCAGAGTCGCGAGTTATACATTATCCACCGTTCCATTATTTGTCCTAATGGCCCAGTTTGTACTTAAAGCTGGTATTGTAAAGGATTTATACCACATAATGTACAAAGTCTCAAGAAATAGTTCGGGCTTATTAGGAGTGTTAACAATTGTATTGGGCGGCCTGTTAGGTGCGGTTTCTGGTTCTGGTACTGCTTCTTCTGCCGCATTGGGACAAGTTGCAGAACCAGAATTAGCTAAAAGAGGATATGGAAAAGATTTGGCAGGTTCAGTGGCTGCAGCAGGAGGTTCGTTATCCGCCATAATACCACCGAGTATTATTATCATTATATATGGTGCAATAACGCAAACTTCAATAGGCGATTTATTTATAGCCGCGGTAATTCCATCAATACTGATGGTGGCAATTTATTCTGTTTACACTTTAATGAATTTAAATATATCCAAAAAGAAACAAAAAAAATCAATAAAAGATCAATCTAAGTATTACGGTGAGATAGAAGACACTCAAGGTATATTCAGATATATTGTTGCTTTTTCGACAGGACTACTCATTGTATTTACTATATTTGGTGGTATTTACTTTGGAATCTTTACTCCTACAGAAGCTGCCGGGGTTGGAGCGCTTGTGAGTTTTATCGCTGCTTTATGTCTAAGGGTTGTTAATATCGAATTTATTAAAGCGTCCATAAAGGACACTGTTAATGTTACAACTATGACAATGTTAATTATGATAGGAGCACAACTATTTGGTCGTTTTTTATCTGTTTCGTTGTTGCCAAGAAAGGTTATTGAGTTATTAGGACCGTTAGTAGATTATCCATTTATTATTATGATGATTATATTTGTTATTTTCTTTTTTCTATTTATGTTTATTGAAGGTTCGGCCGTTATTGTAATGACTGTACCCATTGTATTGCCGTTAGTAACATTAGTTGGTTTTAATGAAATTTGGTTTGGGATAATACTTTGTGTGATTTGTTCAAGTGGATTGCTTACCCCCCCTGTTGGATTAAGTGTATATGCAGTATCCGGGGTTACTGGAACACCTATTAATTCATTATTTCGCCACACAACAATATATGCAGTGCTCGTCTTGTTTATAGTAGGAGGATTGTTAACTATTTTTCCTCAACTTGTTACTTGGCTACCAGCTAACATTTAG
- a CDS encoding DUF6602 domain-containing protein, with translation MKLKEEEEKKINTYSEKYPNTIHSTIIGDMYEGIAKKLLDNTIFKGLDLRISSGQITNKDGEFSKEVDCMIVEGEGDPIPNTDKYIYDISNVIAVIEVKKNLNKDDLLDSYFKMAKLSEMFDPRDMSENEFRLFRDAFRSTVGMEVPEHKHISNHNLEIQMIYHTLLIETLMPLRIVFGFYGYSSMKSLRKGFINFLQDHVSTESNPIKGFSPGTFPNQIFTRSSSLIKANGMPYVSPLDENGFWEAYTSSSHNPLLHFLELLWTKLSYKHGISSLDIFGDELTMEAVFRFIGAKPIRKNENIGWEFRYVELPNDLDTSPVFYQWEPQELSWSEYLLITWLCNGESMNTESDIFLDVLQKDGSDEDSFLEKLNKKNLVYKDEENNLQLLTDECVTVIKGDKFYAGENKDGKMSKWVLNKD, from the coding sequence TTGAAATTGAAAGAAGAGGAAGAAAAAAAGATTAATACATATAGCGAAAAATATCCAAATACCATTCATTCTACTATAATTGGCGATATGTATGAGGGAATTGCAAAAAAACTTCTTGATAATACGATTTTTAAGGGGCTTGATTTAAGAATTAGCTCTGGACAGATCACTAATAAGGATGGTGAATTCAGTAAAGAAGTTGATTGTATGATAGTTGAGGGTGAGGGTGACCCAATACCGAATACTGATAAATACATCTATGATATTTCAAATGTCATTGCTGTTATTGAGGTTAAGAAAAACTTAAATAAAGATGACTTACTTGACTCATATTTTAAAATGGCTAAACTAAGTGAAATGTTTGATCCAAGAGATATGAGTGAAAATGAATTCCGATTGTTTCGTGATGCATTTAGGTCTACAGTAGGAATGGAAGTGCCAGAACATAAACATATATCTAATCACAACCTTGAGATACAAATGATTTACCATACTTTATTAATAGAAACATTAATGCCCCTAAGAATTGTTTTTGGATTTTATGGATATAGTAGTATGAAAAGTCTCAGAAAGGGATTTATAAATTTTTTGCAAGATCATGTTTCAACTGAATCTAATCCAATTAAGGGGTTTAGCCCTGGGACTTTCCCCAATCAGATATTTACACGTAGTAGCTCGTTGATAAAAGCAAACGGTATGCCCTATGTCAGTCCACTTGATGAAAATGGATTTTGGGAAGCTTACACTAGTTCTAGTCATAATCCTTTGCTTCATTTCTTAGAATTATTGTGGACAAAGTTAAGCTACAAACATGGGATTTCTTCATTGGATATATTCGGGGATGAATTAACGATGGAGGCAGTATTTAGGTTTATAGGGGCAAAGCCTATTAGAAAAAATGAGAATATCGGATGGGAATTTAGATATGTAGAGCTCCCAAATGATTTGGACACGTCGCCAGTTTTTTATCAATGGGAGCCACAAGAGCTATCCTGGTCTGAATACTTGTTAATTACATGGCTTTGTAATGGTGAGTCAATGAACACCGAATCAGATATTTTCTTGGACGTACTTCAAAAAGATGGATCCGATGAAGACTCTTTTTTAGAAAAATTAAATAAAAAGAATCTGGTTTATAAAGATGAAGAGAATAACTTACAATTACTCACTGATGAGTGTGTAACAGTAATTAAAGGTGATAAGTTTTACGCAGGAGAAAATAAAGATGGGAAAATGTCGAAATGGGTTTTAAATAAAGACTAA
- a CDS encoding aldehyde dehydrogenase family protein: MKRYNLFINGEWTESNSGNTFTSLDPATLDVVAEVQRADETDVDKAVKSAKSAFNSTEWSDILPAERAKLLFRMAQLLRENKDEFAELETLDVGKPLSQSLLDVEVAAKYFEYYAGVADKIFGETIPVRSDVVDYTIREPYGVTAHVVPWNYPLQMASRSIAPALASGNTVVVKPAEDTPITALKLAELSLQAGFPKGVFNVVTGYGNEAGVYLTSHPEIDHITFTGSVPTGTNIMKSASENITSLTLELGGKSPHIVFEDANLQEAAQTVFKSITQNAGQTCSAGSRLIIDKNIENDFLDKLAELMENIEVGPGIEDSDMGPIVSKKQINTIQHYMEIAKEDNDEILYGGNPIEGMSSDLFFKPTIIKANSSKSRLAKEEVFGPILTVLSFDTKEEALEIANDTEYGLVTGIWTSNINKALWLAKKVKSGQVFINNYGAGGGVEMPFGGYGKSGFGREKGLEALKYYTQTKNVAIKFEG, from the coding sequence ATGAAGAGATATAATCTTTTTATTAATGGAGAATGGACAGAAAGTAATTCAGGAAACACATTTACGTCTTTGGATCCTGCGACACTAGATGTTGTGGCTGAGGTTCAAAGGGCAGATGAAACGGATGTGGATAAAGCTGTAAAATCAGCAAAATCAGCATTTAACTCTACTGAATGGAGTGATATTTTACCAGCTGAAAGAGCTAAACTATTATTTAGGATGGCGCAGCTTTTGAGAGAGAATAAGGATGAATTTGCTGAATTAGAGACATTAGATGTAGGGAAACCACTTTCCCAGTCGTTACTCGATGTAGAAGTAGCAGCAAAGTATTTTGAGTATTACGCTGGTGTAGCTGACAAAATATTTGGAGAAACAATTCCGGTAAGGTCAGATGTAGTGGACTATACCATTAGAGAACCATATGGTGTAACTGCGCATGTTGTTCCGTGGAATTATCCGCTGCAAATGGCATCAAGAAGTATAGCTCCAGCGCTTGCCTCAGGAAACACGGTTGTCGTTAAGCCTGCTGAAGATACACCGATCACAGCTTTAAAGTTAGCAGAGCTTTCTTTGCAGGCGGGTTTTCCCAAAGGTGTATTCAATGTTGTAACTGGTTATGGAAATGAAGCTGGTGTTTATTTAACATCTCATCCAGAGATAGATCATATTACTTTTACGGGATCTGTACCGACAGGAACTAATATTATGAAAAGCGCTTCTGAAAATATAACTTCCTTAACATTAGAACTGGGAGGGAAATCTCCACATATAGTGTTTGAGGATGCAAACTTACAAGAAGCTGCGCAAACTGTGTTTAAATCTATTACCCAGAATGCAGGACAAACATGCTCCGCAGGGTCAAGATTAATCATTGATAAAAATATTGAAAATGATTTTCTGGATAAATTAGCTGAATTAATGGAAAACATCGAGGTGGGTCCAGGAATAGAAGATTCGGATATGGGGCCAATTGTTTCAAAGAAACAAATTAATACAATTCAACATTATATGGAAATAGCTAAAGAAGATAATGATGAAATTCTATATGGCGGCAACCCTATTGAGGGCATGTCTAGTGATCTTTTTTTCAAACCTACTATTATAAAAGCGAATTCATCTAAAAGTCGTCTAGCAAAAGAAGAGGTATTTGGTCCAATCTTAACGGTACTTTCGTTCGATACAAAAGAAGAAGCATTAGAAATCGCCAACGATACTGAGTATGGATTAGTAACTGGTATATGGACGTCCAATATTAATAAAGCTTTATGGTTAGCTAAGAAAGTAAAATCAGGACAAGTTTTCATTAATAATTACGGAGCAGGCGGCGGAGTAGAAATGCCATTTGGCGGCTACGGTAAAAGTGGCTTTGGAAGAGAAAAAGGTTTGGAAGCCTTAAAGTATTATACCCAAACAAAAAATGTTGCTATTAAATTTGAGGGCTGA
- a CDS encoding SDR family NAD(P)-dependent oxidoreductase, with protein sequence MSRFENKTAVITGAGAGMGRESALRFAREGANIVVVDLKEQAALETVELIKSEGGTAIEVVCDVAKKEQVTNLMETANKKFGSIDILFNNAGVPMSSIPTEDVTEELTDKLIDVNLKGVFYGIQAVIPYMKKQSSGVIINTASINAVRPRPLNSMYSATKAAVITLTKSLALELAEHNIRVVGINPVASETGMLQGFIGEGDYNAGKQKFASTVPLGRLANPKDIANSVIFLASEDAYMITGSCVDVDGGRGV encoded by the coding sequence ATGAGTAGATTTGAAAACAAAACAGCAGTTATTACAGGTGCAGGAGCAGGTATGGGACGGGAATCGGCGCTCAGATTTGCAAGGGAGGGTGCTAATATCGTAGTTGTTGACTTAAAAGAGCAAGCAGCACTAGAAACTGTAGAATTAATAAAATCTGAAGGTGGTACTGCTATTGAAGTGGTTTGTGATGTTGCTAAGAAAGAACAAGTCACTAATTTAATGGAGACTGCAAACAAGAAGTTTGGATCAATTGATATTTTGTTTAATAATGCCGGAGTACCAATGTCAAGTATACCGACTGAGGACGTAACTGAGGAATTAACTGATAAATTGATTGACGTTAATTTAAAAGGAGTATTCTATGGTATTCAGGCTGTTATCCCGTATATGAAAAAACAATCTTCTGGGGTAATTATAAACACAGCTTCAATTAATGCAGTTAGACCAAGGCCGCTAAATAGTATGTATTCGGCAACAAAAGCTGCTGTTATAACTCTCACTAAGTCCTTAGCGCTTGAGTTAGCGGAACATAATATTCGTGTGGTTGGCATTAACCCCGTAGCATCTGAAACTGGCATGTTACAGGGATTTATAGGGGAAGGAGATTACAATGCAGGAAAACAAAAGTTTGCTTCCACTGTTCCATTAGGGAGGCTAGCGAATCCAAAGGATATAGCAAATAGCGTTATTTTTCTAGCCTCTGAGGATGCTTATATGATAACAGGAAGTTGTGTAGATGTTGACGGAGGAAGAGGGGTATAA